atcagtcctcccttccaccctcCGAACAACcactcccctcctcctttcccgACCTCAATTCGTCGCCTCACCCGCACTCGCGATCTCGAGGTCATATGCCGCCGCAGCAGGTTTGAGCAAGGATGATATCTCCAGTAGAGTCCTGGACGTGTTGAAGTCTTTCGAAAAGGTTGATGgaggaaaggtgagtctgttCTCCTTGGAGAGCATATGTGTACACGTCAAGCGGGACTGTCAAGCGAGCTGTGGAATGTCGGAAAGCTGATTGGATCATCttttgtcttcttcctctttcaccacCTTGTGCGATCCTGACACCACACGTCAAACATCACTTTTCTACCACCGGCACCGCTCCGTCTACCACCTGTCGCTCTTTGTTCTTGCAACGCATTTATTAAATCGTGCAAACCGCTGCCGCAAATCCGATTCGCTCCTTTCCGCTGTTCCGCACTCAactcactcacctccactttcgcTTTTCTCGATCCCACCTCACTGTGCTCGGCTCTATCGTCCGCCTCATGGACCCTCCGGAACTCCTGAACAACCAACTCGATACCCCGTTTCGCAGCTCACACCCTCCGCTTCATTCACCTCTGATCTCGGCCTTGATTCCCTCGACGCTGTTGAGGTTG
This sequence is a window from Kwoniella newhampshirensis strain CBS 13917 chromosome 5, whole genome shotgun sequence. Protein-coding genes within it:
- a CDS encoding acyl carrier protein — translated: MYRALPSLRSVLPSTLRTTTPLLLSRPQFVASPALAISRSYAAAAGLSKDDISSRVLDVLKSFEKVDGGKLTPSASFTSDLGLDSLDAVEVVMAIEEEFAIEIPDAEADEITTVQKAIDYVANVCSIFISSPLSRFKSDQKLTSTFPVHHMTVSRR